In Hypanus sabinus isolate sHypSab1 chromosome 25, sHypSab1.hap1, whole genome shotgun sequence, the genomic stretch TAGATGCTCACAGTATTTTGGGGagagctttttaaaattttcacatGAGCTTTGAAGTTGAATTGACATACTTCCTGGCATTTTCTATCTGACCCAGTCACATCCTTTCATAACCCATCACATTATTCAGAGAAAAAGATGGAGAGCTGGAGAAACCCGCCCAATGAATACCATGACATTCTGATGTCCTGATTAACCTGATTTCATAATTCTGGGCTGATATATTAGCACAGAACACAAAATTTCACTCTTTCTCAAACTAGCAATTGTGCTGCATAATAAACTGGGAAATGAGCAAACAGCTTGTTATAATGGCGAACTTGCAGGTAGCCTGCCACTTGCAAGTGATTTTTGATGGTACATTGAAAGATCATATACATCTGGAAAGTGCTTAATTACTTATTATTTAGCTCTTTTCAGAACTACAGAACTGATATTCCCTGGACAAGATGAGAGGAAAGTCTTCATGGGTTTTCCCCTAACCACTGAACAATGCTGACAACTGGGGTCGGTTTAAGATATCACTGAGGATGTCTGTTGGACTACCCAGCTGGACAAGCTCTGCAAGATCACCGATGAGATACTCACACAGAAAGCCAACTCAATACAGGTCACCAAggagggaatgaccagagtggtaCAGTTAGAGTAAGGTGGCTTGCTTTGCCCAGACACCAATGCTGCGAATAATTAGCCAGTCTTTTTGGCTGTCTGTAATGTATATTCGCACACATTCCACACTAAAGTTCACAATGGCTCCTATATCTTTTTGATCAAACAGTCCATTTTGAAATTCTTTTAATTTAACATATTCTGAACAATCCTTCCCCTTTTGTGTCAATTTTGGATGCTTCCCAACTTCAACAATCCCAGAATGAAGAATATCGCCATGTCTGTCTTCTGAGCCAGTGGCTACATGGATTCTACTAATGTTCATCGGCTTTACAAACACAATAGTGAAGAAATCTCCTGTAGTGGGTGATTTTCCCCAGAAGTACTCTTCGCTATTACTGTAGGCTTTGCTGGGGTCATAGTTTTCAAAAACTTTGAGGCTTGTGTGGATTGCCGCTGGTGGGTTGTCAGGGACATCAAAGAAATCTTCTTCAAAGTCATCATCTTTTAATCTATTCTCGGTCCCCCTGAAAGAAGAATAATAGCCAACGTGTTGAAACAGGGAAGGCTTAAAACGAATGACATCTTTTTGTGTGAGAAGGCCTCGGAAATGAGTTAATAACCAGTCGCATGGCATCTCTTGGTAGAACATCAGTAGAAATTGGGCCAGTCTTGGAAGGTCATATGAGTGGTAAAGTTTTCCAATGTAGCCCAGCTTAGAAAATTCCAGTGTGACCCAGTAGGAGCCCACTTTTGAAGCGAGAACCTTCTTAATTGCAGTTAAGAAAGAGTGGGAACATTGAACATCATCTTCTAGCATTATGTAATAATCTGATAAATTTGCACAAAAGTTGAGCAAGAAAGCATAGTCTACATTTTGTTTTGACCTGAAAGTCACGCGATCAGCTGGATCATTATAATTCCTTTTCAAGCCTTTGAGGGGTGGGTAGTATAATTCTGGGGCATGAATAATGATCAAGTGGCCTGAGAT encodes the following:
- the LOC132381236 gene encoding alpha-1,3-mannosyl-glycoprotein 4-beta-N-acetylglucosaminyltransferase C-like, translating into MRCYWKRSVTTLGLSLLLCLLVYFCIKEEEGSALEEEERRLAKEIAVQQLYSERNVQNFRELINFSSPINISYQFLAGYPLLKKKYITVGLSSVKRKRGNYLLETLKSIFKQSTNDELTEMVVVVHLADFDMVWNTQVAQDIATKFAHHIISGHLIIIHAPELYYPPLKGLKRNYNDPADRVTFRSKQNVDYAFLLNFCANLSDYYIMLEDDVQCSHSFLTAIKKVLASKVGSYWVTLEFSKLGYIGKLYHSYDLPRLAQFLLMFYQEMPCDWLLTHFRGLLTQKDVIRFKPSLFQHVGYYSSFRGTENRLKDDDFEEDFFDVPDNPPAAIHTSLKVFENYDPSKAYSNSEEYFWGKSPTTGDFFTIVFVKPMNISRIHVATGSEDRHGDILHSGIVEVGKHPKLTQKGKDCSEYVKLKEFQNGLFDQKDIGAIVNFSVECVRIYITDSQKDWLIIRSIGVWAKQATLL